The genomic stretch TTCCCTTGGTCACCATGACGATATTTTCGATATTCCTGAAACCTGGGAACTCATGAAGCGGGGCCTGCTCTGGGCCGCTGAAAGCAAGAGGATCGCGGTGGAGCAGGGACTGACTGCTGAAGAGTTTAAATCTGAAAGGAAGATGTTCTAATGGGGAAAATCGGCGTCGGTATTGTTGGTGTAGGAAAAATCAGCGGAATCTATCTTCAGAATCTAACAACTATCTTCTCGGACAAGGTCTCTGTTGTCGCTGTATCCGATCTTATTCAGGAACGCGCTGCTGAAGCGGCGCAGGAGTACGGGATTCCTGAGGCTGTGTCTGTGGATGAGCTGATGGCGAGCCCGGATGTTGAAATAGTTCTTAATCTGACCACTCCGGATTCCCATTTTGATATTTGCCTGCGGGCAGTGGAGGCGGGAAAACACGTATATGTAGAAAAGCCTCTCTGTATTGCCAGAGACGACGCGACCAAACTGCTGCGGACAGCCGCCGAGAAAAAAGTCCGCATCGGCGGTGCCCCGGACACATTTTTAGGCGCCGGTATTCAGACCAGCCGCAAAATAATAGACGACGGCTGGATTGGTACTCCCATTGGCGCGGCTGCCTTTATGATGAACCACGGGCACGAGCACTGGCATCCGGCACCTGAGTTCTACTATAAACCGGGGGCAGGCCCTATGTTTGATATGGGACCCTATTATCTTACAGCGCTTGTCAATCTTCTTGGTCCTGTAAAGAGTTTGTGTGGTTCGGTCAAGAAATCCTTCGACGAACGGACAATCAGCAGCGAACCCTTAAAGGGCAATAAAATCCAGGTTGAGGTTCCGACCCACGTGGTGGGAATCATGAACTTCGCCAGCGGAGTAATCGGTACAATTGTAACCAGCTTTGATGTCTGGTCCCATTCCATGCCCTGGATCGAGGTTTACGGAACCGAAGGTACGCTTCGGGTGCCGGATCCCAACACCTTCGGCGGTCCGGTGCTGCTGAAACGCTTTCGGTCAGAAGAGTGGAGCGAGATTCCCCTCTATTATCCCTATCAGGAGAACAGCCGCGGTCTTGGCGTCGCCGAGATGGCTGAAGCCATCGAAGCCGGCAGACCCCACCGGGTCTCCGGCGAACTGACCAATCACATTCTCGAACTCATGCATGGATTCCATGACGCGGCAGCGTCGAAGGGCAGCTATTCGGTAACCAGCACCTGCAGCCGGCCGGAGGCCATGGTGAGCGGGTAATCAACGGCCTGTCTGCGGGAGCCGTTAAGGGATAGTCCCAGACAAGGAAAAGGAGTATCACAATGATTCAAAACCCGATTTTACCAGGTTTCCACCCGGATCCTTCAATTCTTCGTGTCGGCTATGACTACTATATTGCCACCTCGACTTTTGAGTGGTTTCCCGGGGTGGAGATCCGCCATTCCAGAGACCTGAAGCACTGGGAACTGATAGGACGGCCTCTGGACAGGCGCAGTCAGATAGATATGTCGGGAAACCCCGACTCCGGCGGTGTGTGGGCCCCGGACATTTCCTTCCACCATGGAACCTATTATCTTGTGTACACCGACGTAAAGCATCACAGCGGAATCTTTCGGGATACCCACAACTATCTGGTAACAGCACCATCCATTACCGGCCCCTGGTCGGAACCGTTCTACCTGAATTCAACAGGATTCGATCCGTCCCTCTTTTTCGATGACGATGGTAAGACATACCTGCTGAATATGACCAACGATTGCAGACCGTGGAATAACCGCTTTTCAGGGATTTCTCTTCAGGAGTTCTCATTACAGAATATGAAACTCACCGGTAGGCAGCAGATAATTTTTCCTGGAACCGAACTCGGATTCACCGAAGGACCGCATCTGTACAGGCTTAACGGATATTATTATCTGATGACCGCAGAAGGGGGGACCAGTTACAATCATGCAGTAAGCATGGCACGGTCCGCATCAATCCGCGGCCCCTATGAAGTGGATCCCGAGAACCCGGTTTTAAGCTCCAGGGATAATCCTGAACTTGAATTGCAGCGGGCAGGGCATGCCGATATCGTGCAGACACAGAACGGGGACTGGTATATGGTCCACCTGTGCGGCAGACCCCTGCCGGGGACGAAAAACTGTATTCTCGGCCGGGAAACAGCCATCCAGAAGGTTGTCTGGAACAAAAGCGGCTGGCTTCGGCTTGCGGAAGGGGGCAGGGTTCCCCGGGTAGAGGTGGAAGAAACAGGACTTCCTGAGTGGATACCGGATGCAACGGAACCGGACCGGGATGATTTTGATTCGCCTGCTATAGGCAGCAGGTACCAGACCCTGCGGGTCCCCCTTGGTGACGGTATAGTGAGTCTTACAGAGCGTCCCGGGTATCTTCGTTTACGGGGACAGGAATCTCTGAGTTCACTTTTTCGGCAGAGCCTTATTGCATGTCGTATACGTGACTTCAATTGTTTAGCGGAAACTCTTGTTGAATACTCTCCGTATTCTTTTCGTCAGATGGCCGGGCTTATCTGTTATTACGACACAATGCGGTATCACTATCTGTATATTACCCATTCTGAGAGCGCAGGAAGGATCCTGTCAATTCAGTCCTGCGAAGGCGGCACATACCGTTTTCCCTTGCGGGAATCGAAAGCATCCGAAGGCTTTATAGGTATACCCGGGGAGGGGCCTGTCGGGCTGCGTGTGGAGATCGACGGGGAATCCCTCCGCTTCTTTTACCGCCATGATTCTGACAGCTGGCAGAACATAGGTCCGATCCTGGACTCCAGGGTCCTCTCTGATGAATATATGCAGAGAAACAGCTTTACCGGCTCGTTTGCCGGAGTATGCTGTCAGGACCTTTCAGGTGAGCTTCTCCATGCCGACTTTGATTATTTTGAATACCGGAGGACAAAACAGGATTGATTACTTGTTGATCTAATCGTATACTTCTTATGTTACCTGTAAAAGAAAAAAATGGGGATTATGATTCTTTTTTAAGGATCGTATCCCCATTTTTCTTTGTTTTTACCCGGGGTGAATAAAAACGCTTGTGGTTTTTATGGTATATCTGATATATTATTATAGATTCTACAAGGGCGGAATGATATAATTCCCGATGGAGCAATGCAATGTTGGTAGAAGTAGAAGATGATTTCAGGAGTTCATCGGACAAGGCCTACGAAAAGATATTTGACCTGATTCTTACGGGACAATTGAAACCCGGAGAAAAACTTATACGCCGCAAGCTTGCTGAAAAGACAGGTGTCAGCACCATCCCGGTAATGGAAGCCCTTTTGCGGCTGGAAGCCCTCGGTATTGTGGAGTCCATACCATACCGCGGGTCCAGGGTTGTTCCGATAACTAAGGAGAAGGTACGGGACTGGTACGCCCTGAGGGAAGCGATAGAATGTCAGGTGGTGAGGATTATCTCAAGAACCCTGACGGATGACGAAATTGAAGGTCTGGAAAAACTGGCTGTACAGCTTGATACCATGGAACAGGCTGGAGATACAG from Marispirochaeta sp. encodes the following:
- a CDS encoding Gfo/Idh/MocA family oxidoreductase; this encodes MGKIGVGIVGVGKISGIYLQNLTTIFSDKVSVVAVSDLIQERAAEAAQEYGIPEAVSVDELMASPDVEIVLNLTTPDSHFDICLRAVEAGKHVYVEKPLCIARDDATKLLRTAAEKKVRIGGAPDTFLGAGIQTSRKIIDDGWIGTPIGAAAFMMNHGHEHWHPAPEFYYKPGAGPMFDMGPYYLTALVNLLGPVKSLCGSVKKSFDERTISSEPLKGNKIQVEVPTHVVGIMNFASGVIGTIVTSFDVWSHSMPWIEVYGTEGTLRVPDPNTFGGPVLLKRFRSEEWSEIPLYYPYQENSRGLGVAEMAEAIEAGRPHRVSGELTNHILELMHGFHDAAASKGSYSVTSTCSRPEAMVSG
- a CDS encoding glycoside hydrolase family 43 protein: MIQNPILPGFHPDPSILRVGYDYYIATSTFEWFPGVEIRHSRDLKHWELIGRPLDRRSQIDMSGNPDSGGVWAPDISFHHGTYYLVYTDVKHHSGIFRDTHNYLVTAPSITGPWSEPFYLNSTGFDPSLFFDDDGKTYLLNMTNDCRPWNNRFSGISLQEFSLQNMKLTGRQQIIFPGTELGFTEGPHLYRLNGYYYLMTAEGGTSYNHAVSMARSASIRGPYEVDPENPVLSSRDNPELELQRAGHADIVQTQNGDWYMVHLCGRPLPGTKNCILGRETAIQKVVWNKSGWLRLAEGGRVPRVEVEETGLPEWIPDATEPDRDDFDSPAIGSRYQTLRVPLGDGIVSLTERPGYLRLRGQESLSSLFRQSLIACRIRDFNCLAETLVEYSPYSFRQMAGLICYYDTMRYHYLYITHSESAGRILSIQSCEGGTYRFPLRESKASEGFIGIPGEGPVGLRVEIDGESLRFFYRHDSDSWQNIGPILDSRVLSDEYMQRNSFTGSFAGVCCQDLSGELLHADFDYFEYRRTKQD
- a CDS encoding GntR family transcriptional regulator, producing MLVEVEDDFRSSSDKAYEKIFDLILTGQLKPGEKLIRRKLAEKTGVSTIPVMEALLRLEALGIVESIPYRGSRVVPITKEKVRDWYALREAIECQVVRIISRTLTDDEIEGLEKLAVQLDTMEQAGDTESEQFWELHFEMHMIMAKKTGHQSLIDSLHRINLFRLLQRAQYSATEHKNQIPQDNHHCLIDALRTRDPLIAEEAMREHIYHSGILA